tgcagggTGGGAGGAATCCCCGTGGCGCTCGGCTTGGGGTGATGCTCCTCAGCGGCACCTCTGGATGCGCTCAGAGTGGTCAGGAAACggggaagcagcaggagctggctccagAACTCCGCTGCTTGTCTCCAGGCAGCAGCGACAGGTACCTTTCTGCCACAAAAACCTGGAGAAAAagctcagaaagaaagaatgggGAGAAAAGCGGAGTTGTTAGAAAACGGAATAACGGGCTCTCGCTAGGTGGCGGCAGGAGCTGCTGTCGCGGAGCCCGAGTGGAGCAGTTTGGGGACTGGAAGAGCCGGGAGCTCGTGGGCTGCTgggcaggggtcaggggttgtcCCTTCGCTGTCACCAAGCCTGTCTCTAACAGAATGGAATTAAATCCTTGCTAGGGTGGTGGTGTTCCTCCTGTGCAACAGGAATTTGGAATTTATCCCTACGCTCAGTGCAGACGTGTTTTTATTGGCTCCAAGTGTTGACGGTTGTGTCCTTAGCCACCAAcatcccctgctccccttgCTTCAGCTTTCCCAGTTGCTTTACAAACCTGACCTGTCCAGGCAGAAACTGTGCCCGGAGCCGTCTGGCAGCAGCTCGGGGAGCAAAGCCTCAGCTGGCTCTGTAGCCCCCCGGCCCGGCTTTACCCCACAGTGGGCGTTTGAtccccaaacctctttgcagGCAGCCTCACACTCTTGGTTTGCTCCGGCTGAGCCCCTTCCTCAGTGGACACAGGCTCTGGGGGTGGGATCTGGCCCGCAGACCCCTCTGGTTGGGGCGCTCCCCCTGCATTGTGTTACAGCCTGGCTGCCCCCATGAATGTTTTatgggctggggctggtgtggAGAGGGAGATGAAATATCAAACCCCGCTTGCCGCCCggcttccccagctcccagaCCCCGCATGCTCCGCCACGGGGCTGTGGGAGcctattttcccttcctttggcCATAAAACAGAGGCTGGGGGGGTGAGTGTGGGACGGATCAACCCCCACCCCTGGGGGATGGAGGCGATGCTGCCGCTCCTTGAGCGAGCGCGCCTGTCCTCAGCCCTGAGATTGCAGGGACCGAGGCCGGTGGCAGCAccaggttccttccagcccgCACGAGCAGGCTGATAAATAATTAACGGTTAATCAGGGCAGGGCTTAATTCCCCAGGGGAAACCAGAGAAGAGGTTGGCGCGGAGAGCGCAGCCCTGCTTCGCCATCGCTCCGCGCTGCTGGACATGGCGCCATGGCACGAGGCTGGGCAGCGCCGCACTGGAGGGGACCGTGGGCACTGTGGCTGCTGCCGGTGCTGGCAGGGGGTGAGCAGAGCCCCCGAGCCCCGGCTGCCCGGGCGCAAGCGGGCCCTGACCCCGCTGCCCCCCGGCAGGGCAGCCGCTGGCGGCCGGAGAGGCGGGCTACGAGGAGTGGGCAGTGACGGGGGTTCAGGGCCGTGCGGTGGAGCTGAGCTGCGGGCGTGTGGCGGCGGCACCGCCGGCTGTCGTCTTCTGGAGTTTCGTGGCGGAGCCGGAGGGCTCAGGGCCGCCGCGGGCAGTGGCCGTGGGCTCAGGCAGAGAGGTGGCAGTGGCCCCCGGCGCGGGGACGCTGGGCAGGGTGACCCTGCGCAACGGGACGCTGGAGCTGCGGGAGCTGCGGGCGGCCGCCCAGGGGCGATTCCTCTGCCAGGGGCTCTTCCCGGAGCGTGGGCGACTCCACGTTGGCTACGCCGCTGTCCTCTTGCGCGTCTTGGGTAAGCACTGGCCGATGGCCACCGTCGCGTTCCCGGGGATCCCTGCGCTTGCCCGTGAGCCCTAGAGTCTTTCACaggccagcagtgtgtgctgctGGCCACTGAAGAGCCTGCTAGCCCATGGGAGTCTTCCACTGGCCAGTGTAGCGTGCTCCTGGCCAATGAAGAGCTCAGTAGCCACTGAAGGGCCCCACTACTCACTGAAGCGCGCCACTAGCCAGTGTAGAGCTCTGCTAGCCAACACAGCGGCCTGCAGCCAGTGCAACACTCCACTAAGCAGGAAAGCACCCCATTAGCCAACGTGGCACCCCACGAGCCAACGTAGTGCTGTGCTAGCCAACAGCATCACACTAGCCAACGTAGCACCCCACGAGCCAACGTAGCACTGGGCTAGCCAACACGGCAGCACACTAGCCGACATAGCATTCCACTAGCTGAAGTAGCTCACCATTAGCCAGCGAAGGGCCCCATAAGCCAAAGCAGAGCCTTGCTGCCCGGCAAAGCACCCCACTAGCCATCGTAGTGTCCTGCTAGCCAGCACCATCTCCTTGCCCTGGCCAATCCAGCATCCCAGTAGCCCCTAAGCGGTCACATTAGCCTGTCTGTGGCTGCTCTAGCTACTCCCCACGCCCACAGCCAGGACACCCCCTCATTAGCCCATAGACATTCTCACTAGCCATCCTGCTTGCTGCCATAGCACATCACTAGCCAATACACGGTCTGGGCTGGAAAGATGCCCCCTgttgggggccctgggggctcgtGGGGGGCCCGGGGGATGGGGCTGCTCACGGCTTGGTGCCCCCAGTGCCCGTCTCCAAGCCCTTTGTGCGGCCGATGGCGGCAGTGGCGGCGGAGGGGGCGACGGTGGCCCTGACGTGCTCTGTGCGGGAGGGGACCAAGCCGCTGAGCTTCTCCTGGCAGCAccgggagccccgggggggtcccctgccgtcccccagggatggggggctCCGGGGCAGAGCTGCGCCTGACGCCCGCCAACCGGAGCCACGCGGGCTGGTACGCCTGCACCGTGCGCAACCAAGTCAACAACTGCACCAGCGAGCCCGTCTACCTGGACATCATCTGTGAGTGGCCTCACCTTCCCGGGGGGCTGTGAGggcatcctcagggctggagatgccaccatggccTGGCCATGGCGACCAAGCATCCAGCCACCTGGCTACTATGATGTGGCTGTGACCACCAAGCACCCTACCACCATGGTGGCCCCGTGGTACAGCCATGGCCACCACGTGCAGTGCCACCGAGGTACCTCCTCAGCCACCGCGTGGCCTGTCTGTGTCCATGGTCACCACGCACTGTGCCACCTCCACAGCCACCAGGCCAGCATGGTGTGTCCATGGCCACCACGCCCTACGGCACCATGGGGCCTCCACGCCCACCACCCACCCCGGGACGTCCATGGCCACCACGGTGATGTTCACAGCCACGATGGTGCACGTTTTCTAAGGAGACTTCCCAGCCTGGTTCCCCACCAGAGGGAGGATGCCCCAGGtgtggctgtgtcccctctctgGGGATGTCCCGATGACTGAGGGTCCCCATGTCACCGCAGATGGCCCCGACGAGCCAGCCATCAGCGTGGAGCCCTTCTCCCCTGAACAGGGGGGCTTCTTGGCGGGCGAGAGGGAGGACGTGGTGCTGAGCTGCCTGGCTCCCTCCAACCCCCCTAGTCGCTACGTCTGGCTCCACAACAGCTCCCAGGTCCACACCGGCCAGACCTACGCCATCTCTGCCATCACTCGCGCCCAGGCGGGCACCTACACCTGCCTGGCCGAGAATACCCACCTCCAAACCCGCACCCAGGCCACCATCGTCCTCACCGTCTACTGTAAGTAACCCTGGAACAGGGGCGGCCCCACGGGTGCCCCTGGGGCGAGATAGACCAAGGCAGCTTCTGGTGAGGATGTAGGTGTGAAGGGCAATGTGGGAGGAGGGTAACAGCCCGGCGTCCCCCAGCTCTGATGGTCTCCTGCAGATCCACCACCCGGCAGCCCCACCTGCTCTGCCCTGGCCACCGGTGACCTGCGGGACGTGGCCCTGCGGTGCCGCTGGCCGGGGGGCTTCCCCCTGGCACGGCTGCGCTGGGTGGGCCCCTGGCCTCCCGTGAaggaggatgaggacgaggTGGCATCGGGGTCGAGTCTTTCCATGGCCACCAGCATCCAGCCAGGGGCGGCCACCAGGAACggcagctccttctcctgcctgGCCTCCCACCCCGCGCTGCCACGGGGGGCTACGTGCGGGACCACCCTGTGTGAGTGCCCGTGGGTCGTGTCCCCGCGGAGAAAAACCCTTTGTGACGCCCCGGTTGGTGGAGCCGCCGTGACCCTGTGCCGCGGCCACCCCGAGGGACGCGTGGCCGGGCGCTCATCACCCCAGGCGACCCCAAGCTGGGGGTGCCCGTGGCACAGTCGCCCGGGGTGGCTGTCACCCTTTTGGGGGACGCTTTGGCATCCCCGCCCTGATGCCTCTCCGTCCCACAGGGGTCCCAGCCGACGGCCCCTCCTGCGCGGTGGCGGTCACCAAGGGTAACGAGTACGTGACGCTGCGGTGCCGGTGGGAGGGGGGGACGCCGCCAGTCACCCTGCGCTGGCGGGACGGCGGGGGCCGGGCGCTGGGGGACCCCTCGCCCTTCACTGCCGTCCtggtgctgagcacccacagcggCTTGCGGGGCCGGGATTTTGTCTGCGCGGCCGCCCACCCGCTACGGGCCAACGGCGCCGAGTGCCGCCTCCGGCTGGGTAAGCCGGATTCGAAGCGGGCGTCCCCTCCTTGGGCCACGGTGACACAGGGGGGTCACAGGTCTCCGTGGCTCCGTGCCTCTCGCCGCACAGACGTCCCCAAGCTGGAGGCGGAGAGGAGCGAGGTGGCGGTGCTGGAGGGCGGCGAGGCGCAGTTGGCGTGCCGGTGGCAAGGCAGCGGCACTGACCTCGGAGCCACCGTGGCTTGGTACGACCCCAGGGAGCGGGAGGTGACGTCGGGGTCGGCCAAGTACCAGCTGGAGCGGGGAGAAGCGTGGCTCAACCTCACCATCTGGGAGGCCGAGTGGCCGGGGGACAGCGGGATCTACCGCTGCACCGCAGCCAACGCCGTAGGCACTGCCAGCCTCCCCATCCGCCTCCGCGTGGATCGTGAGTCCTGGGAagcaggggtgggggggtggtcctcgaggtgggtttgggggattCAGCCGCTCTTGCCGGGCGTTGTCCCCGCAGGGTACCCGGCCCCCCCCAACGTCACCATCAGCAAGCTGCGGTACACGCGGGCGCGCACCGAGGTGCGGCTGGAGTGGCGGACGCAAGGTGCTGGCAACCTCACTGGCTTCGTGGTGCAGCGGCGCCGAGCCAAGAAACATCCCCGGCGGGTGCTGGGCCCCTGGGAAACGGCCGCCGGTGACATCGAGCCCCACTCCCGTGACCGGCGCCTGggggggctggacccagccGTGATCTATGCCTTCCGTGTCCTGGCTGTCAACCACAGAGAGCCATCGCGGAGCCCTTTCCATTTTCACACCGTGCTCAGCCAGCATCAACACTCCAGAGAGCGCGTGAACGGCTGCCGTTCATCCCGCCGCACCATCTGCTCCAGTGTTTCATAACGGCACCCTGCAAACTTGTGGTTTTTCAAACCCGCTTTGCAGCACAAAGTATTCTTAGGCCTGTGGAGCAAGTGGAAACTATGTCCGGATCCCCTTTCACAGCAGGGCTTGAGGTTTACTGTAACCAGACTCAAACAGCCTTCAGGCTACCGTAGACAACACCTAAAAGTACCGACTGAGCCTTTTCCTTCTCGGAGGCAGGAAAACGCCCTCTTGGATGCCCCTGGGTTAAATCGGGACCAGATACTACCATGTTTATAAAAGAACAAGGGAAGCCTGATCtgtgaaggtcccttccaacccaaagcattctatgattccgacACCGTTATGACTGCTCGGCGCTCACAGGTTGGGCTGAACCTGTCCTGTCTTTGTCCATTATCCCCTTCATACTTTGTGTAATTCAAGCAGGAATTTGGGGGTTGCTTtacagctgtgctgtgcttcCATCTGCTGTAGGGAAAGGGCCTTTCGCTGGCAGCGGGAGGTTTGGAATTGCAGCCAGCATTCCCAGGGCCCCAGAGACCAACCACCACCTAAATTGcacccctgacccccaggcACTGAGGGTCCAAGCCCTTGATCTCTTCAGCCAGCTTAAATGTGCCACGATAAATtaactgcagtttattttttgcaGGATCCACCCAGTCTGGCAGAAACTAAGGAGATGGGGGGACCGGAGCGGTGTATCTGGGTCACTCCGGCAGCTGAGGAGCAAGCACAGCCCAACGATGATCTCTATGCCCAGGCCTCTCTCGGTCTAGGGGTGCAATCAACCCTTCTGGCATTTCCTGAGGATcagaggggaagcaggaggatggTCATGAAAAGAAAGGTGCTGAGGCACAGACCTGATGGAGGAGTGGAGGTCTTTGACGAGTCGGGGAGCAGCACCAACACCCGGAGCCTGAGGCAGAAGATGCTTCATCATAGGCCAAGCCCAGAAGACAGCATCTCTGAGGGGGAAATAGAGTCAAGCAACAcctcccatccctggtggccccgCAGGGACAGcccctgctttctccctgcGGATTTGGGGAGCCAGAGCTCTCATGATTCTCCttacagagctgcagcagaacaacCCAAGTCCTTCATTCCTCCGCGGTTCGAGCTGCTGGGCCGTAACCGGGGGAAAACTGACTGCGTggccaaatattttgaatataaacGAGATTGGGAGAAATTTGGAATCCCAGGGGAGGATCGGTGGAAAGAAGTGCGCTGGGGCATCCGGAAGAAGATGCTCTGTGAGCCCGAGCTGCCCCACCGTCCGCagcacctccccatccccaacaaCTACACCGTGCCCACGGAGAAgaagagagctgccctgtgctggaaggTGCGCTGGGACCTGGCCAGGGGCCTCCTGCCGGAGAAAACCACTCCCTGGTAGCACCTTGAGCCCTGCTCCTTGCCTGTGAGGCGGGAACTGAGCACCAGCTGCTTTTATCCACCTCAAAATTCTCGACAATTTCTAAAAATTCCTTTAATAAAGTTTGTGAAAAGACTTATGGTCTGTGGgctattttatagaatcatggaatggcttgagtttgaagggaccttaaagaacatccaacctggccttgaacccctccagggatggggcagccacccctgctctgggcaacctgggccagggcctccccaccctcagagtgaagaatttcttcctaatgtctaatctaaatcttcccccttccaatttaaaactgttcccccttgtcctatcccggcactccctgattaaaagcccctccccagctttccttgagtccctttcagtactggaagctactctaaggtgtcctaggagccttctccaggctgaacaacccccactctgtcagcctgcctcatagcagaggtgctccaggccttggatcatctctgtggaccTCCAGGAGTTGGGGGTTCCTCACAGGGTGGGGGGTCTCTCCTGGGATGAGATGTGGATTCCTCCTGGGTGTCGAGAGCTCCCTCCCGGCATCTGGGGATCCCTTatagggtggggtggggggaatccCTCCCTGTTTGCATGCTCTGCCCAGTTTTGGAGGCCTCATCCAGGTTTAGGGGGTCCCATCACAATTTGGGGAGATCCCTCCTCATGTTTGGGGCccctcctgggatgcagggttctgtcatggtttgGGGTGATGCTTCCCAGTATTTGGGGCTCCCTcacaggttttggggtccttccCACAGCTTCAGGCTCCCTCCTGGCATCTAGGGCTCCCTCTCAGGATCCAGAGGGTCTGTCCTGGGATTTGGAGGATCCCTCCTGAATCGAGGCTCCTGCCCAGTTTTGGAGGCTCAATCCTGCGTTAGggggttctgtcatggtttgGGGAGATCCCTCCCATGTTTTGCAGACCCTCACGGTGCTTGGGgctcctcccagtttggggggttgCTCCTGATGTTTGAGGCTCTCTCCTGGGTCCTTCCCGGAGTTTGGGTGTCCCTTACGGAGGGGGAAATCCCTCCTGGTTTGGTTTGGCAGTCCTACCCAGTTTTAGGGGCTTCCTTCTGTATTAGGGGATACTATCATGGTTTGGGGACATCCCTCACAGGGTTAGGGTTCCCTCCTGGTATTTGGGGCTCCCTTCCAGGATTCACGGGGTCCTTCCTGGAGTTTGGGGCTCCTTCCCTGGTTTTCGGGTCCCCCCCTGGGATTCAGGGGGTCCtcctgggggtttggggctgccTCCTCATTGTTTGGGGAGATCCCTCCTGGTGTTTGGGGCTCCCTTCTAGGGGGCCGGGCGCTGGGGGACCCCTCGCCCTCCACTGCCGTCCtggtgctgagcacccacagcggCTTGCGGGGCCGGGATTTTGTCTGCGCGGCCGCCCACCCGCTACGGGCCAACGGCGCCGAGTGCCGCCTCCGGCTGGGTAAGCCGGATTCGAAGCGGGCGTCCCCTCCTTGGGCCACGGTGACACAGGGGGGTCACAGGTCTAGGGGTGCAATCAACCCTTCTGGCATTTCCTGAGGATcagaggggaagcaggaggatggTCATGAAAAGAAAGGTGCTGAGGCACAGACCTGATGGAGGAGTGGAGGTCTTTGACGAGTCGGGGAGCAGCACCAACACCCGGAGCCTGAGGCAGAAGATGCTTCATCATAGGCCAAGCCCAGAAGACAGCATCTCTGAGGGGGAAATAGAGTCAAGCAACAcctcccatccctggtggccccgCAGGGACAGcccctgctttctccctgcGGATTTGGGGAGCCAGAGCTCTCATGATTCTCattacagagctgcagcagaacaacCCAAGTCCTTCATTCCTCCGCGGTTCGAGCTGCTGGGCCGTAACCGGGGGAAAACTGACTGCGTggccaaatattttgaatataaacGAGATTGGGAGAAATTTGGAATCCCAGGGGAGGATCGGTGGAAAGAAGTGCGCTGGGGCATCCGGGAGAAGATGCTCTGTGAGCCCGAGCTGCCCCACCGTCCGCagcacctccccatccccaacaaCTACACCGTGCCCACGGAGAAgaagagagctgccctgtgctg
The Phaenicophaeus curvirostris isolate KB17595 unplaced genomic scaffold, BPBGC_Pcur_1.0 scaffold_69, whole genome shotgun sequence DNA segment above includes these coding regions:
- the LOC138734186 gene encoding LOW QUALITY PROTEIN: V-set and immunoglobulin domain-containing protein 10-like 2 (The sequence of the model RefSeq protein was modified relative to this genomic sequence to represent the inferred CDS: inserted 2 bases in 1 codon), which encodes MARGWAAPHWRGPWALWLLPVLAGGQPLAAGEAGYEEWAVTGVQGRAVELSCGRVAAAPPAVVFWSFVAEPEGSGPPRAVAVGSGREVAVAPGAGTLGRVTLRNGTLELRELRAAAQGRFLCQGLFPERGRLHVGYAAVLLRVLVPVSKPFVRPMAAVAAEGATVALTCSVREGTKPLSFSWQHREPRGGPXCRPPGMGGSGAELRLTPANRSHAGWYACTVRNQVNNCTSEPVYLDIIYGPDEPAISVEPFSPEQGGFLAGEREDVVLSCLAPSNPPSRYVWLHNSSQVHTGQTYAISAITRAQAGTYTCLAENTHLQTRTQATIVLTVYYPPPGSPTCSALATGDLRDVALRCRWPGGFPLARLRWVGPWPPVKEDEDEVASGSSLSMATSIQPGAATRNGSSFSCLASHPALPRGATCGTTLWVPADGPSCAVAVTKGNEYVTLRCRWEGGTPPVTLRWRDGGGRALGDPSPFTAVLVLSTHSGLRGRDFVCAAAHPLRANGAECRLRLDVPKLEAERSEVAVLEGGEAQLACRWQGSGTDLGATVAWYDPREREVTSGSAKYQLERGEAWLNLTIWEAEWPGDSGIYRCTAANAVGTASLPIRLRVDRYPAPPNVTISKLRYTRARTEVRLEWRTQGAGNLTGFVVQRRRAKKHPRRVLGPWETAAGDIEPHSRDRRLGGLDPAVIYAFRVLAVNHREPSRSPFHFHTVLSQHQHSRERVNGCRSSRRTICSSVS
- the LOC138734212 gene encoding centriolar and ciliogenesis-associated protein HYLS1-like, whose product is MTARRSQDPPSLAETKEMGGPERCIWVTPAAEEQAQPNDDLYAQASLGLGVQSTLLAFPEDQRGSRRMVMKRKVLRHRPDGGVEVFDESGSSTNTRSLRQKMLHHRPSPEDSISEGEIESSNTSHPWWPRRDSPCFLPADLGSQSSHDSPYRAAAEQPKSFIPPRFELLGRNRGKTDCVAKYFEYKRDWEKFGIPGEDRWKEVRWGIRKKMLCEPELPHRPQHLPIPNNYTVPTEKKRAALCWKVRWDLARGLLPEKTTPW
- the LOC138734213 gene encoding centriolar and ciliogenesis-associated protein HYLS1-like, encoding MLPRGRALGDPSPSTAVLVLSTHSGLRGRDFVCAAAHPLRANGAECRLRLGKPDSKRASPPWATRGSRRMVMKRKVLRHRPDGGVEVFDESGSSTNTRSLRQKMLHHRPSPEDSISEGEIESSNTSHPWWPRRDSPCFLPADLGSQSSHDSHYRAAAEQPKSFIPPRFELLGRNRGKTDCVAKYFEYKRDWEKFGIPGEDRWKEVRWGIREKMLCEPELPHRPQHLPIPNNYTVPTEKKRAALCWKVHWDLARGLLPEKTTPW